The nucleotide sequence GATGGTGCGTGCTGCGAAAAATCTCGTTATATACCCCTTATCTCAAACTGCTTATACAAAAGGCGTGTAATGAAAGATCGAGTCTTTTTTTTCGAAGTCGTGTTACGTTCGGGATCGACGAGCACAGTCGACGCGCGATCGATTCAAACTCGCCGGTGCTCGAGTTTATCGGGACAAAAAAGGCTGAGAAGGTGTGATGCGATCATCTCCTTTTTGTCTGAGTTTTATTTCGgttgtgtttttattttctcctcCGAATGAGTTGATAAGAAAGTATTATTGCCATaatcataaaaatgaaaatacaaacCCAGTGTACCCACCTCCTCCCTACACACCGGTGAAACCATGATTCTACATGTACACTATATATGCATGCATCACACGTGCGTATAACTATTCTCACGCATCCGCGTGAGTATTTTCTCAGGGAAGGCGGTGCGTCGtatcttcctctctttctcgatgAATGGCGCCGCGAGCTGCTGcgtagcgagaaaaaaaatcggcaAAGCGAGGGACGGGAAATGGTTTGCATACGTGCGGATATGTAGGAGAGGAATAAAAGGTGATATGGTAATGCTTGCGAGTAGAGATGAAACAAACTGGCTGATACAGAGTATATTAAAGACTTTTCGCGCAGAGCAATTTGTTCGATGGACGAAGTCCATACAGACGGTCTCTTTTTACTATGTATTTTCCATCGTCAGTGCATAGAAACGATTAAAAAACAACCAAGCCCGATTCAGCAGTCAATAACCCCGATTGATACAATGCATGTGAAGTATACAAAGTGCGCACCGATTCAGCCTCAATCACATCAGGTTTCCGTTTTTCGCTCTTTCGATTTTATCCACATAAATCGCCGACATTTATCTCGGGCGTGTTCTCCAGAGACATAGAAGGATCCGTGGCAGATAAGAGCGGCACGTGTCGGCTCTCGATAGCTTCGCGAGTGAAAGTGCGTTTTGTTGGGTATATATGCGCAGAGTGcattcagtatatatatacatatacgtatataatatcCTCGGGAGCAGCTGATTAATGAGGTCGCTTTTGATCCGCTCGACTTGAGCGAGCGACCGGttgctcgcgtgtgtgtataataacTTTCTTATCGATTAGATTTGAAAGCTATGAGTGTACATACGGGGATCATTGTGATTTCTATATAATCAGATACATCGCGGGGACTGCGGGAAGCTTTGCGTTCTTGGCTTATCATTTGCATAGATTATACTTGAAAGCTGCGGGAGATATTCGATATTAAGTTTATGATATAGTTGAATGAAAATCAAAGTATATACTGCAAAATAAAAGCGATATTCAAAGTGGATCCACGTGGATACCACCGTATACAATTATACATCTATCTTACAACAGATCGAATCGCTATGAAAAACACGCGATATCTTCCAAGCTCGAATTATAAGAAAACGCCGCTTACTTATATCCCATAACACGGCCATTAAGCGCACGATCATCAACAATTGATTATTAATCTGCATCGCAAAATTTTGCTCCGCAACGTTTCTCCACACCAGCGAACCGTCAATTACAGGCATCGCGTTAGCGGTTCTTATATTCTCGCGAAATTAGAAACGCGATTGCGCAACGCGAGAATCAAACGCTTTTCACCGCAGAACCAATTATACACGCACGTTGAATGCTGTTACATCCGTTCGATCGACGAGTTTTATTGATATAGGATGAAAAGGATTACCGATGCGGATCGCGTGGAAAGTTATGTGTGAGGATGGCTGTGTAATTGGGCGTAATTTAATGTAGAGCTGATTTTTTATACGAGATACAATTGTGACCGAGTTGATTAATTTTGATAGTTGCGAACGTTTTCGTGTGGTGGTGATGGGGAGAAAGGTGCAACCGGTTGGCGCGAAAGTCACGGCTGTCTGATCTAATCTTGATGGTGCGATATTGATACTTTTTAATTATGCGAATACGGTCGCTTGGTCTGTATATTCTATAAACTTTGCCGGTTTTATATAATTCGAATGTCATGTATGCTTTTAAACATCGATATAGATGGAATGATATTACtgttaattgaaaaatttggtCGGAGAAAGAAAAGAGTCCAGATCGATTGAAGATAGTAAAAAGTCTTTATTAATAactatcataaatatattgtgCAATATActgtttaataaataatttacgtaTTTCGTTCGGTTATTTAAAGTGACTAATGCATCGGCATAATTTCTTAACAATATATACCTAAAGATAAATCATTGCtcgtcaaatatttgtactcgaagataaaaaaaatcacacagTGCTATTATTCATCGAAATTCAATGCAAAACAAAAGGCCTCGCAGTATATTCATCATACCATCAGTCTCTTCCTCTCAACCCATCAATGCATGTGCATCCTAGCCATCTTCTGATTGAGATTGAATCCAGCAGTGTCGGCTTCTGTGTCCGAGTCGAAATGCGACACGCCGTTATCGAAGAGTATCCTGCACTTGATCGTCAAATCGCCGTCTTCCAGAGCTCCGTCAAAAACGTCGTTCTGCCCAGCAAAGTGTTTGATGTCGAGCGCGTACTCGAGGCTCTTGAGGATCAGAACAAACTTCTCGGTAGCAAAAGCTTCTCTGCCCTGACTGTCGACAATCGCGAGTCGTATGGAGGCGTGTTTTGGGTCGTCGGGACTCGAGACCTTGATCAGTTGTATCGACAGGTAGTCCTTGTTGTCGACGTCGTAACCAGTCGGGTAGAGAATTATCTGCCACTGGTACTTGTCGCTGTAGTTGAAGGCCGTGAAAATAGGCGAGGTGATGCTGTAGCCGGGATCCCGGTGACGACAGAAAGCGAAGTTTTCCACGGACCAGGTGTAGGAGAACTCGGTGAACTGCAACCGTGTTCGGCCCCATTTGTTGACCGTCAGCACGTGCTTCTCGGTCGGCGATTCGCTTTGGGAGGATTTTCGGTCCATGatttcgagtttttttttgtacctGGAACAGCTGAGTGGATTTTTTTATGGGTTTTTGCAGAGTGTACAGGTGCAGGTGTCGTctaatttgtaaatttattattgGCATTATCgaccttttttattatttataaaatttgtccTGAAAAAGCGATAGATAATCATCTAAATTGTGAAGTTGATAGAACAATAATGTTATCAAGTTAATTTTCAAGGCTAGGTTAAAATTGACTGTTTCATCACAAGTTACAATATCGCCCGTTAAACTGTTAATGTCAATAATCTAGCGGCACGTCGGATACCGCTAGCAAGTGTACGTACACttgtctaaaaataaaacgcacACAAACGAATTGATTAATATAAAATCGCATTCACAATCCGACATGCGAcgatttttaatgattttactTACTCAGACAGAAATGTTGTCAATGAAAACCGAGTAAAATATCAGTAAAATTATTCTTCGCAGCCTCTATTGATGAACGCAAACTTGTTATTGTATATAACTCCGGAGCATCGTCCGCCAGCTGATCGTTGACTCGCTGACTGTATAGTCTCTGTGATACTGCTGTTGCTGGGTGTTCTAAATATAGCTCACACTGCGGGATTTCCAAGCGCCACCTTACAGAATTCACCCATGATGCAACTGCAGCGAGAACTTCTTTAGCTACAGCGCGCGGGAGATTTGAATGCTTTGCCGGCAAAGTATTTTATAGTCTAATTCATCTAATAAAAAACTTTAGGATGATCAATTTATAAGATTTTTGCTtcattctatttttaaatacacATTAAGTATGAAAAACATCATACTTTTGTTACATATGTAAAGAGTTTATCGAAATTTAAGACTTCATCATTGCCGCCTTGGTTACCTCGAACAGTAATGCCGGTGAGAGAGTTTTCATGACGTTATCGAAATTTTTCCAATTAGCAACTTCGCTTCCATTGATCAATAAGAACTGTAATACAGCATCACGAAGTCGCGGACATGTTTCGTATTTATTCACGATCTTCAAAATCTCCGTTAGGTTATCAAGGCTTAACTTCTCTAAAAACACATCTTCGCACATGAGCCTCAGAGCCTCTAGCTGATATTTGTCGGCGGCAGCAAATATACCGGCCGTCAATTCCTTTATGCTGTTCACTTTGTTCGCGTAGATAAAGAGCAGTATTTCAGACATGATATCGGGTTCGACGTCGGTGATTTTCACTACGTTCTCCTTATTCTCGAGCATTTCGTGCTCGAACATGGCTGAAAAAACCGGACTTCTGGTGGCTAAAATGCTTTTGTGCACCTTGAATTTCTTCTCGCCTAGGTCTAGCGTTAAGTCACTGAATTTGCCGGAGTAAAGAAGTTCTGCGAATTCGTCGTGAATAGACTTTGCTGCGTCTAACTGCAGATATTCCGGCTTGTCGCGGGATACACTGCGGCGAAAAGTAAATGTACATCTTATCGTGAGGTTACCATTGGAAAGACATGTACTATAAACGGTGGACGGCgcgatacaataattttggaAAACTGCACAGTTCTTAATAGCAAAAGTTGCTGATACTGGATTATATTCGGTTCCGTCCTTTCGTATAAAACAACGTTTTACATGGACATTTGTCTCATTGCTAGGACAGGTGAGCACTTGGAGATCTATGCAGGTATTAGATCCACCGCGAATTGGATCGGACCTCAGAGGATATATGGCCaatttaaattcatatttatGATTAGAATGATTCACGACTATCTTGGGAGAAACGATTTCTAAATTATTCTGTTCGTTCTGGCACTTGGAATATTCTTCTATTACCCAGGTATACGTAAATTGCTCAGAATGAAAGCTCGTTCTTCCGCTTTTTTTCCTAGCTGAATCAAGCTGCTTATTAGCATCAGCGTCCGCCATCGTTGTGCCCAAAATATATCAAATCGATTCCAAACCTAACCTATAAAGAATATTGGGTATTGAGGTTAGTGATACTTTCATACTTTTGAATAATTGTAAATTATCTGTGAATACATTTACAAAACCTTGAAAAAAACAACTTCGACTCTTGCATACACCGATGCTTTGTCACCTGATAATGGAATACGATTGCACGACAGACGCAAGACCTAGAGGGCTTTTCCGAGAAGCTTCATGAATGTGAACACgctgtcatctcaaaagcaaAACGCTACAGtacctatatacctatatacagtTCGTCGTCTGTTGCAGCCGTGCCTCACTTGTTCTCTACCGTGTCCGCGCACGCTACGATATTCTTCTAGAATCTACACCACTCGCTGAGTGTATAAGTATAAgtcttgtttttattttaatcttaaaaaatattctttacgAAGCATTACATACCTTTGTACTGCAACGACTAATCCGATGACATGAACTATACGATCGCGGATTAAACTGGCTCTCCAGTGCAGGATGAATCTTGCTTTATTTGCTCGTACGTTTCGTACACACCTGATGATACCCTGATTATACTACTGGCGGAGTGGCAGGCAGTAGTGTGATGGATAAATAACGAGTGTCGAGAAGACTTAAGAACAATGCAGCCTATAGATCTATATATGTCTCACCCACCGGTGCAATAAGCGGCGCGAGAGTGATCGCAATTCGCACGCCTATATGTGCTCTCATATTTGtggatgtatatataatatgttcCATAGTGCCGCCGGTAGTCAGGAGCGCCACCTGTGGAGTTATCGCGTAATCTACTATAAATACATGACGTATTAGCAATAATACTTAGGTgatagaagaaaaatagtaGCATGAAACGCCGTGTCCTCATATTATATAAACACCAAATTTAACGTCCTTTTACAAGCGACGCATTTACTgtagataatttaaaatatgcaTTGAAAAAACTGTTTATCATTAAGCAATAACATGTTACCTAcgtattttatacaaaaattaataattcagTATATTATTTGTACGTACACAATTCTTTATTGCTAGCGAGTCCTATTTAACTATAATCCAAGAATACGAGCCTTATACAcgaatttgataaaaaaacgTTAAGAAATGAAAACTAACCGAACGTCAATAATTACTCGTTACAGACTACACGGCTCGTACGAAGCGCTCAAATACGGCACACTTCTGGACGGTCTGTCGGATCTGACGGGCGGCATCACCGAGAGCATAGCTATCCGCCAGGATCCTACCGGTTGCGGCCGTGCACTTGCCAAGCTCCTCGACATGACGTCCCTCATTACCTGCACCGTAAACAACAGTCAGCAGCAGGTATATCTGCGCGCATACATACCTTATACTGTATATCGAACTGCTGCATTAGAGAGTTTTTGCGCATATGGATCTTGAACGGAAGATCGGATGGTTATGAGAGTTTAATGAGGGGAAGGAGTGAAGGAGTTATAACCGCTTCCGAGCACGACCTTTTATTTTTGGGAATCGCGgatgaaaataaaacttaacaaatttttcacgTTTAGCGAAAAAATCAAACTAATTCTGCATAACTATATAATCTTTACTTGTTATTTTCAGATGCGAGCGAGCACGGAAAAACTGGCCAACGGCATACAGATGGGAATCAATTACAGGCTTTACGCGATAGAACGAGTgagtctcattttcttttcCCAAGCGCGCATCGCCATCGTCTTttcgaattttcattttcatataTTATCTTAACTCAAACATTACGTTTACGATCGCGACAAATAGGTCAAGCCGTGTATCGACAATAGAAAATTGACGCGACAATAGTCGATCATTCGTGACACTGGATTTATCGGACGCTCGCAATTAGTTGCGGTAAGCGCACGAGGAAAATGTCCAACTAACTATAATCGTATCTTAACAGGTGGAGAGCTTCAGCGGCGAGGCGGTCCAGTTAGTGAAGCTACGCAACCCCTTGGGCCCAGGCGGCGAGTACGTGGGCGCTTGGGCCCGAGGCGGCCTCGAGTGGGACGAGGTTCCGCCTGTCGAGCGCGACAGACTCGCCGTGCGCAACATGGCCGAGGGTGAATTCTGGTGAgttctcctactatatctatTCCTATCTCACTCTCTGTAACGCACAACCGGTCGTCGACCGGACAACTCGCGGCCGTAATCGCATATGCACACCCACAGCTAGTTCATATATTCATAgcggtgtgtgtatatatatatatatatatatgtgtgtgtgtgtgtgtgtgtgtgtgtgtgtacggagAGGAACGATCGAGCCGATCTGATTTGCATTGCGCTGCTTGCAGGATCTCGTACTCGGACTTCGTCAAGACGTTCACGCACCTCGAGGTCGTCCACCTCGACGCGGAAACGTCCCGCGACGAGCCTTCCCTTCACAGCAAACACACCTGGCAGATGAAGCTCTACCAGGGAAGCTGGAGGAGAGGCGTCACCGCCGGCGGCTGTCGTAACAATCAAGGTATTGTATACGTCGTGTTGCACATTCGGATTATAAATTCACGCGGAGATATCGGATAACCGATTTTTTTGACGATCGTCGCAGAAACCTTCCACATCAACCCACAGCTGCATCTCATACTCAGCGAGATGGAGGAGGTCGTCGTGTCCCTGAACCAGCACTCCATCATGGAACCAAAGGTAAGCGAGTTCTGTGTATGATATTATGCGGATCAAAACTCGATCTCGACTTACACCTGTGACCAAATTTCCGCAGGTCATCGGTTTCACGGCATACGCGCTGCCGAAGAACAGCACCGAGTCCATCAACAAGCAGTTCTTCAAGAAGAACAAGTCCCTGATCAACTCGCAATACACCAACAGCCGACAGGTCAGTCACAGGTGTCAGCTGGACCAGGGTGGTTACCTCCTCATACCGACGACCTTCGAGCCCATGCAGGAAACGAGTTTCACGCTGCGCGTCTACAGCAGCAAACCGCTCAAGCTCAAGTGAGTATATTTCGTACGCACGTGTGCGCTTACCTTGTAAATATGCGGTTGCATATCATAGGGTGCTCGTGTTCGTCATCAAAGTTTGGTTTAGCATAGACTCGACGAGCTGATGGCTATTCGTCCGTTTTTTGTTgttctgaaaaaaaagaggttCTGCTAGTTAGCTCGGAATGTCGAGGCGGTACTGCATCGGGTGTACAGGGGAAAAAAGCGCGAAACCGTAATTTCAGCCTGTTCAACGACTCCGCGAGATCGTTGAATAATACCGAAGAGATTATCCGGTTAAAGATTGTACAGCAGGTCAGCTTCGTTTACGGGCTCATCCTGTTTTGGATTAATTTTATCGCGTTAACGAGATATTAATGATAAATCGAGAGGGACACATTATCGTCGTTCGGATCTCGAATTCCAGCTACAGCATCGTGTTAAATAAAGTCTCGTGCGATACACGCAATGATCGTATGCCTCTTGATTAACGCCCGATTCGATCTCTGCAGACTACTCGACacgccgccgtcgctgctCAAGTCGGCGATCGTTAAGGCACCGCCTCTCGAGGGCAAGGGCTTTTCCCAGTACGAGGCGGTCTTCCTCCAGCTCGCCGACGAGCACCGGACGGTCAACGCCTTCGAGCTTCAGGAGCTACTCGAGGCTTGTCTGCCTAATggtaaagtatttttttttttttaacattgacGCGGTTTATTTTCGAAGACtgattttgaattattttgtttctcTTCTAGATTATATCAAGAGCTGCGCCTGCATGGACGTCTGTCGACAAGTCATTCTTACAATGGATGTATCCTTTTATGgttgtgaaaaaaattaggCAAATTACACTATATGTAGCTTTAGAAAGTATTTTCCTTAACGATCGAAACAGAGCACGGGAAGCGGGAGAATGAAATTCAACGATTTCAAAGATCTCATGTGCAGCCTCAAGTTCTGGCAAACGGCTTTCAAGAACCATACGAAGGAGAAAACTGGAATTCTGAAAGCTGAAAGACTTCGGGATGCGCTGCTCGAAGTT is from Nasonia vitripennis strain AsymCx chromosome 1, Nvit_psr_1.1, whole genome shotgun sequence and encodes:
- the LOC100679398 gene encoding speckle-type POZ protein isoform X2, coding for MDRKSSQSESPTEKHVLTVNKWGRTRLQFTEFSYTWSVENFAFCRHRDPGYSITSPIFTAFNYSDKYQWQIILYPTGYDVDNKDYLSIQLIKVSSPDDPKHASIRLAIVDSQGREAFATEKFVLILKSLEYALDIKHFAGQNDVFDGALEDGDLTIKCRILFDNGVSHFDSDTEADTAGFNLNQKMARMHMH
- the LOC100679398 gene encoding speckle-type POZ protein B isoform X1 — its product is MADADANKQLDSARKKSGRTSFHSEQFTYTWVIEEYSKCQNEQNNLEIVSPKIVVNHSNHKYEFKLAIYPLRSDPIRGGSNTCIDLQVLTCPSNETNVHVKRCFIRKDGTEYNPVSATFAIKNCAVFQNYCIAPSTVYSTCLSNGNLTIRCTFTFRRSVSRDKPEYLQLDAAKSIHDEFAELLYSGKFSDLTLDLGEKKFKVHKSILATRSPVFSAMFEHEMLENKENVVKITDVEPDIMSEILLFIYANKVNSIKELTAGIFAAADKYQLEALRLMCEDVFLEKLSLDNLTEILKIVNKYETCPRLRDAVLQFLLINGSEVANWKNFDNVMKTLSPALLFEVTKAAMMKS
- the LOC100122333 gene encoding calpain-C, with protein sequence MVNDVMSEYEWIKRSCLKRGELWEDPEFPATQASVFYHQTPPFQFQWKRPRELCNRPIFVSDTPTQFDVIPGKLGDKWLVSCLGVLHLSKGLFYRVVPADQGFGSISNGGVNEPPSSPSAEYAGVFRFRLWWCGAWVEVLVDDRLPAVHGRLAFVQSRHSDQFWPALLEKAYAKLHGSYEALKYGTLLDGLSDLTGGITESIAIRQDPTGCGRALAKLLDMTSLITCTVNNSQQQMRASTEKLANGIQMGINYRLYAIERVESFSGEAVQLVKLRNPLGPGGEYVGAWARGGLEWDEVPPVERDRLAVRNMAEGEFWISYSDFVKTFTHLEVVHLDAETSRDEPSLHSKHTWQMKLYQGSWRRGVTAGGCRNNQETFHINPQLHLILSEMEEVVVSLNQHSIMEPKVIGFTAYALPKNSTESINKQFFKKNKSLINSQYTNSRQVSHRCQLDQGGYLLIPTTFEPMQETSFTLRVYSSKPLKLKLLDTPPSLLKSAIVKAPPLEGKGFSQYEAVFLQLADEHRTVNAFELQELLEACLPNDYIKSCACMDVCRQVILTMDSTGSGRMKFNDFKDLMCSLKFWQTAFKNHTKEKTGILKAERLRDALLEVGFQLNTDVLSIVILRYMRKDGTLRFGDFVAAILHLNDAFAIFESKDPLQNGTIKLSLAEWLRSSLMC